A genomic window from Halogeometricum borinquense DSM 11551 includes:
- a CDS encoding translation initiation factor IF-6 yields the protein MLRASFAGSAYVGVFACVTDHVLLVRPDAEDDVVDAMTAELDVPAVRTTVGGSGTVGALAMGNDNGILVSARATEREKETIEDVAGVPVTELPGRINAAGNVVLANDSGAYVHPDLSDEALAVVEDALDVPAERGDLADVRTAGTAAVATNDGVLCHPKSREPELEALEELLDVRADIGTVNYGAPLVGSGLVANEFGYVVGEETTGPELGRVEDTLGYLD from the coding sequence GTGCTCCGCGCCTCCTTCGCTGGCTCGGCGTACGTCGGCGTCTTCGCCTGTGTGACCGACCACGTGCTGTTGGTCCGACCGGACGCCGAGGACGACGTCGTTGACGCGATGACCGCGGAACTGGACGTCCCCGCGGTGAGAACCACCGTCGGTGGATCCGGAACAGTCGGTGCCTTAGCGATGGGCAACGACAACGGAATCCTCGTGTCTGCCCGCGCTACCGAGCGAGAGAAGGAGACTATCGAGGACGTTGCGGGCGTCCCCGTAACTGAACTCCCCGGTCGCATCAACGCCGCCGGGAACGTCGTCCTCGCTAACGATTCGGGTGCGTACGTCCATCCCGACCTCTCCGACGAGGCACTCGCCGTCGTCGAAGACGCACTCGACGTACCCGCCGAACGCGGTGATCTCGCGGACGTTCGCACGGCTGGCACCGCCGCCGTGGCGACGAACGACGGGGTACTCTGTCATCCCAAGTCCCGCGAACCCGAGTTGGAAGCGCTCGAAGAACTCCTCGACGTGCGCGCCGACATCGGTACGGTCAACTACGGCGCACCGCTCGTCGGATCCGGGCTGGTCGCAAACGAGTTCGGATACGTCGTCGGCGAGGAGACGACCGGTCCCGAACTCGGCCGCGTCGAAGACACGCTCGGCTACCTCGACTGA
- the pspAB gene encoding PspA-associated protein PspAB codes for MGFLDSIRSVLGISAEADATREADPEDLFGMSTAYITMEADLDFDPVGAAALCFSSVDSTDFAQTVEEVEAILKAGEEETGTDFRLYEDSHGWEWVVLEDDDPEDLVTSIHFAADEFIERGYGSRLLAAVFGFERDGDRAYWIYSFRRGAYYPFAPERGRNQNDRILMKLESVLDGELELEPDKEYWYPMWPDREGGHPWE; via the coding sequence ATGGGATTTCTCGACTCGATTCGTTCGGTTCTCGGCATCAGCGCAGAGGCGGATGCGACCCGCGAGGCGGACCCCGAAGACCTGTTCGGGATGAGTACCGCCTACATCACGATGGAGGCCGACCTCGACTTCGACCCGGTCGGTGCGGCGGCCCTCTGCTTTTCGTCGGTGGACAGCACTGACTTCGCCCAGACTGTCGAGGAGGTCGAAGCCATCCTCAAAGCGGGCGAGGAGGAGACGGGTACCGACTTCCGACTCTACGAGGATTCACACGGCTGGGAGTGGGTCGTTCTCGAAGATGACGACCCTGAAGACCTCGTGACGAGCATCCACTTTGCCGCTGACGAGTTCATCGAACGTGGGTACGGGTCGCGTCTTCTCGCGGCCGTCTTCGGCTTCGAACGCGACGGCGACCGCGCCTACTGGATCTACTCGTTCCGACGCGGCGCGTACTACCCGTTCGCGCCCGAACGCGGCCGAAATCAGAACGACCGTATCCTCATGAAACTGGAGTCGGTCCTCGACGGCGAACTCGAACTCGAACCCGACAAAGAGTACTGGTATCCCATGTGGCCCGACCGGGAGGGCGGGCACCCCTGGGAGTAG
- the rpl18a gene encoding 50S ribosomal protein L18Ae yields the protein MSQFTVSGQFQSRDGYSEFQTVVDAPNENVARDRVFSNIGSQHGLKRTQIEITEVSAQ from the coding sequence ATGAGCCAATTTACTGTGAGCGGCCAGTTCCAGAGCCGCGACGGCTACAGCGAGTTCCAGACCGTCGTCGACGCACCCAACGAGAACGTCGCCCGCGACCGCGTCTTCTCGAACATCGGGAGCCAGCACGGTCTCAAGCGTACCCAGATCGAGATTACGGAGGTGTCCGCACAATGA
- the sufS gene encoding bifunctional cysteine desulfurase/selenocysteine lyase SufS: MQESYPIDVATIREDFPILDRKVGGDFTVPGEGDGDSLPLVYLDNAATTQTPKQVVDAIVEYYYGYNSNVHRGIHHLSQEASVAYENAHDRVAEFIGASGREEIVFTKNTTEAMNLVAYAWGLEELEPGDKVVLTEMEHHASLVTWQQIAKKTGASVEYIRVDEDGRLDMDHAADLIDEDTKMVSVVHISNTLGTVNPVSELADMAHEVGSYIFVDGAQSVPTRPVDVTDIDADFFAFSGHKMLGPTGIGVLYGKEEILEEMTPYLYGGEMIRRVTYDDSTWEDLPWKFEAGTPVIEQGIALHAAIDYLDEIGMENVQAHEERLAAYAYDRLAEFDDIEIYGPPGDERGGLVAFNLDGVHAHDLSSILNDHAVAVRAGDHCTQPLHDKLDIAASTRASFYVYNTYDEVDKLIEAVDDARTLFA; the protein is encoded by the coding sequence GTGCAGGAATCGTACCCGATAGATGTCGCCACCATCCGTGAGGATTTCCCGATTCTCGACCGGAAGGTCGGCGGCGACTTCACAGTTCCCGGAGAGGGCGACGGCGACAGCCTACCGCTCGTTTATCTCGACAACGCGGCGACCACACAGACGCCGAAACAGGTTGTTGATGCCATCGTCGAATACTACTACGGCTACAACTCGAACGTCCACCGCGGCATCCACCACCTGAGCCAAGAGGCGTCGGTCGCCTACGAAAACGCCCACGACCGCGTGGCGGAGTTCATCGGTGCCTCGGGTCGTGAGGAAATCGTCTTCACGAAGAACACGACCGAGGCGATGAATCTCGTCGCCTACGCGTGGGGTCTCGAAGAACTCGAACCCGGCGACAAAGTCGTTCTCACGGAGATGGAACACCACGCCTCCTTGGTGACGTGGCAACAGATAGCCAAGAAGACGGGTGCATCCGTCGAATACATCCGAGTAGATGAGGACGGTCGCCTCGATATGGACCACGCGGCGGACCTGATAGACGAAGACACGAAGATGGTCTCCGTCGTCCACATCTCGAACACCCTCGGGACCGTCAACCCCGTCTCCGAACTCGCGGACATGGCCCACGAGGTTGGGTCGTACATCTTCGTAGACGGCGCGCAGTCCGTCCCGACGCGACCCGTTGACGTGACGGACATCGATGCCGACTTCTTCGCTTTCTCGGGCCACAAGATGCTCGGCCCGACGGGTATCGGCGTCCTCTACGGCAAAGAGGAGATTCTCGAAGAGATGACGCCGTACCTCTACGGCGGTGAGATGATTCGACGCGTCACCTACGATGACTCGACGTGGGAGGACCTCCCGTGGAAGTTCGAGGCCGGAACGCCCGTTATCGAACAGGGCATCGCGCTCCACGCGGCTATCGACTATCTCGATGAGATCGGGATGGAAAACGTCCAAGCGCACGAGGAACGTCTCGCAGCGTACGCGTACGACCGACTGGCCGAGTTCGACGACATCGAGATTTACGGCCCGCCGGGTGACGAACGCGGCGGCCTCGTCGCGTTCAATCTCGACGGCGTCCACGCGCACGACCTCTCCAGCATCCTCAACGATCACGCTGTCGCCGTCCGCGCTGGAGACCACTGCACGCAACCCCTGCACGACAAACTCGACATCGCCGCCTCGACTCGCGCGTCGTTCTACGTGTACAACACGTACGATGAGGTAGACAAACTCATCGAGGCCGTCGACGACGCGCGGACGCTGTTCGCCTGA
- the sufU gene encoding Fe-S cluster assembly sulfur transfer protein SufU, producing MGMGSDMYRQQILDHYKNPRNKGEMEDPTFSHTGENPSCGDTITMQVKLEDDDETIEFVAFTGDGCAISQASASMLSERLQGTTLSELEEMDTDDVTEMLGVDISPMRIKCAVLARQVAQDGAAIYEGDAEKATTTTEADD from the coding sequence ATGGGCATGGGCTCGGACATGTATCGGCAGCAGATTCTGGATCACTACAAGAACCCCCGGAACAAGGGCGAGATGGAAGACCCGACGTTCTCACACACCGGGGAGAACCCATCCTGTGGCGATACAATTACGATGCAGGTGAAACTGGAAGACGACGACGAAACGATTGAGTTCGTCGCGTTCACCGGCGACGGCTGTGCTATCAGTCAAGCGTCGGCAAGCATGCTCTCGGAGCGACTGCAAGGGACGACGCTCTCGGAGTTAGAGGAGATGGACACCGACGACGTGACCGAGATGCTCGGCGTCGATATCTCTCCGATGCGTATCAAGTGCGCCGTCCTCGCTCGGCAGGTTGCCCAGGACGGGGCGGCTATCTACGAAGGTGACGCCGAGAAGGCGACGACGACGACCGAAGCCGACGACTAA
- the pfdA gene encoding prefoldin subunit alpha — protein sequence MGGGQQQLQQLSQELQAIEQEIEELEGDVSDLQQEKSEIDEAIEAIETLETGSTVQVPLGGGAYLRADVQDIDEVIVGLGGDYAAEQEQDDAIEALRLKQDSIDERIAAVQGEISDLEDESSELEQQAQQMQQQMQQQQMQQMQQMQEDDDE from the coding sequence ATGGGTGGCGGACAGCAGCAACTCCAGCAGCTCTCCCAGGAACTGCAGGCCATCGAGCAAGAGATCGAAGAGCTCGAAGGCGACGTCTCGGACCTTCAGCAGGAGAAGAGTGAAATCGACGAGGCCATCGAGGCTATCGAGACGCTGGAGACGGGTTCGACCGTTCAGGTTCCCCTCGGCGGCGGCGCGTACCTCCGTGCCGACGTGCAGGACATCGACGAGGTCATCGTCGGTCTCGGCGGCGACTACGCCGCAGAGCAAGAGCAGGACGACGCCATCGAGGCACTCCGCCTGAAGCAGGACTCGATTGACGAGCGCATCGCAGCGGTTCAGGGCGAGATTTCGGATCTCGAAGACGAGAGCTCCGAACTCGAACAGCAGGCCCAGCAGATGCAACAGCAGATGCAGCAACAGCAGATGCAGCAGATGCAGCAGATGCAGGAAGACGACGACGAGTAA
- a CDS encoding tetratricopeptide repeat protein translates to MAEDGERDRPHRFSEGQGFSEDYEEFSLDPPELNVDPAKVDPVDTRVITDELDERNIAKDQVDVEQLVDVGLSYMQINRFEEATETFERAAQFADEDSLEAQEAWVNKGAAHAQLEEYDEAIGAYKEALRIDDDSEHAASAETNLAYALWQFGETEEALHHAERAVEIDPRFAQAWYNRGFFLQERGLSEDAVNAFDNAIRLGMRNADVLEEKARALEELGREDEAEQVQQQADELRQQQEQELIEDR, encoded by the coding sequence ATGGCAGAAGACGGCGAGCGAGACAGACCCCATCGTTTCTCTGAGGGACAGGGGTTCAGCGAGGACTACGAGGAGTTCTCGCTCGACCCGCCGGAACTGAACGTCGATCCGGCGAAGGTGGACCCCGTCGATACGCGGGTCATCACCGACGAACTCGACGAACGGAACATCGCAAAAGACCAAGTTGACGTCGAACAACTCGTCGATGTCGGCCTCTCGTACATGCAGATCAACCGCTTCGAGGAGGCCACCGAGACGTTCGAGCGCGCCGCCCAGTTCGCTGACGAGGATTCCCTCGAAGCGCAGGAGGCGTGGGTGAACAAGGGTGCCGCACACGCACAGCTCGAAGAGTACGACGAGGCAATCGGCGCGTATAAAGAAGCCCTACGCATCGACGACGACTCCGAACACGCGGCGTCGGCCGAGACGAATCTCGCCTACGCCCTCTGGCAGTTCGGCGAAACCGAAGAGGCGCTCCACCACGCAGAGCGTGCTGTCGAAATCGACCCGCGATTCGCACAGGCGTGGTACAACCGCGGCTTCTTCCTGCAGGAACGGGGGCTGAGCGAGGACGCCGTCAACGCGTTCGACAACGCCATCCGCCTCGGAATGCGCAACGCCGATGTCCTCGAAGAGAAGGCCCGAGCGCTGGAGGAACTCGGCCGCGAGGACGAGGCCGAACAGGTCCAACAGCAGGCTGACGAACTCCGACAGCAGCAAGAACAGGAGCTCATCGAGGACCGGTGA
- the radA gene encoding DNA repair and recombination protein RadA, whose translation MPEDDLESLPGVGPATADKLTDAGFESYQAIAVASPSELSNTADVGESTSSDIINAAREAADIGGFETGSAVLERREQIGKLSWGISEVDDLLGGGLETQSITEVYGEFGAGKSQVTHQMAVNVQLPPEHGGLGGSCIFVDSEDTFRPERIDDMVRGLDDEIIQATMDEREIEGSPDDEAAMEELLNDFLDKIHVAKAFNSNHQILLAEKAKELARDHEEDEFPVRLLCVDSLTAHFRAEYVGRGQLAERQQKLNKHLHDLMRIGDLYNTAVLVTNQVASNPDSYFGDPTQPIGGNILGHTSTFRIYLRKSKGDKRIVRLVDAPNLADGEGIMRVQDGGLKPE comes from the coding sequence ATGCCAGAAGACGATCTCGAAAGTCTCCCGGGTGTGGGCCCCGCTACCGCAGACAAACTTACCGACGCCGGATTCGAAAGCTATCAGGCTATCGCTGTCGCCAGTCCGAGTGAACTCTCGAACACCGCAGACGTGGGTGAATCCACGTCCTCGGACATCATCAACGCCGCACGCGAGGCGGCCGATATCGGTGGCTTCGAGACCGGTTCGGCGGTTCTCGAACGACGCGAGCAGATCGGCAAACTCTCGTGGGGTATCTCCGAGGTTGACGACCTTCTCGGCGGCGGACTGGAAACCCAGTCTATCACCGAAGTGTACGGTGAGTTCGGTGCCGGGAAGTCGCAGGTAACACACCAGATGGCGGTCAACGTCCAGCTACCGCCCGAACACGGCGGTCTCGGTGGGTCCTGTATCTTCGTTGACTCCGAGGACACGTTCCGTCCGGAGCGTATCGACGACATGGTCCGCGGGCTTGACGACGAGATTATCCAGGCCACGATGGACGAGCGCGAAATCGAGGGGTCGCCCGACGACGAGGCGGCGATGGAGGAACTGCTCAACGACTTCCTCGACAAGATTCACGTCGCAAAGGCGTTCAACTCCAACCACCAGATTCTGCTCGCCGAGAAGGCCAAGGAACTCGCACGCGATCACGAAGAGGACGAGTTCCCCGTCCGCCTGCTCTGTGTGGACTCGTTGACTGCGCACTTCCGTGCCGAGTACGTCGGCCGTGGTCAACTCGCAGAGCGCCAGCAGAAACTCAACAAACACCTGCACGACCTGATGCGTATCGGTGACCTGTACAACACCGCCGTCCTCGTGACGAATCAGGTCGCATCGAACCCCGACTCGTACTTCGGTGACCCGACCCAGCCCATTGGTGGCAACATCCTCGGCCACACCTCGACGTTCCGTATCTACCTCCGCAAATCGAAGGGTGACAAGCGTATCGTCCGCCTCGTGGACGCGCCGAACCTCGCCGACGGTGAGGGGATCATGCGCGTGCAGGACGGCGGTCTGAAGCCGGAGTAA
- a CDS encoding arylamine N-acetyltransferase family protein — translation MDPDRYLERLAVDPDRVADPTFQALERLQRAHVTSVPFETLSITGDPHGARDGEGIVLSIPALYEKVVERHRGGFCFELNGLFGWLLTELGFDVTRVAARMVSDLELPANHHPLLVTLNGDDHLVDAGMGAPMLRRPVPLGESVDRDEAGVAWRTADSDRPDAEYLLQYCESDDWQDRYVFDSTRRELDYFAATCDYLQSAPESGFTGDPVVVKPTPDGHAKLKPTVFSRTRGDETDEQSVDEAEYRRLLRETFGIEYGDQ, via the coding sequence ATGGATCCGGACCGATACCTCGAACGTCTTGCCGTTGATCCCGACCGGGTCGCCGACCCAACGTTCCAAGCGCTCGAACGCCTCCAGCGTGCACACGTGACTTCGGTCCCGTTCGAGACGCTCTCTATCACCGGTGATCCGCACGGCGCCCGCGACGGCGAGGGTATCGTTCTCTCGATCCCGGCCCTCTACGAGAAAGTCGTCGAACGGCACCGAGGCGGCTTCTGCTTCGAGTTGAACGGGCTGTTCGGCTGGTTGCTCACCGAACTCGGGTTCGACGTGACCCGCGTCGCTGCGCGGATGGTCTCCGACCTCGAACTCCCGGCGAACCACCACCCGCTCCTCGTGACTCTCAACGGTGACGACCACCTCGTTGATGCCGGGATGGGTGCGCCGATGCTCCGCCGCCCGGTTCCGCTCGGCGAGTCGGTTGACCGAGATGAGGCGGGCGTCGCGTGGCGAACCGCCGATAGCGACCGACCAGACGCCGAATACCTCTTGCAGTACTGCGAGTCCGACGACTGGCAGGACCGGTACGTGTTCGACTCGACGCGACGGGAATTGGACTACTTCGCGGCGACGTGCGACTACCTCCAGTCGGCACCTGAATCGGGGTTCACGGGCGACCCCGTTGTCGTGAAGCCGACGCCGGACGGACACGCGAAGCTGAAACCGACGGTCTTCAGTCGAACGCGCGGGGATGAGACGGACGAGCAGTCGGTGGACGAAGCCGAGTACCGTCGTCTGCTACGGGAAACGTTCGGGATTGAATACGGCGACCAGTAG
- a CDS encoding 50S ribosomal protein L31e: MSASDFEERVITVPLRDVKAVPSYERAGRAMKIIREHLAQHFSVDPEDVRLEPEINEQIGGRGRQTPPSKFRVRAARFDEDGEQIVEAEPAE; encoded by the coding sequence ATGAGTGCAAGCGATTTCGAAGAACGAGTCATTACGGTACCGCTTCGTGACGTGAAGGCCGTCCCCTCGTACGAGCGTGCGGGCCGCGCGATGAAGATCATCCGCGAACACCTCGCACAGCACTTCTCGGTCGATCCCGAGGACGTCCGTCTCGAACCCGAAATTAACGAGCAAATCGGCGGCCGCGGTCGGCAGACCCCGCCGAGCAAGTTCCGCGTTCGCGCCGCTCGATTCGACGAAGACGGCGAACAGATCGTCGAAGCCGAACCGGCCGAATAA
- the thpR gene encoding RNA 2',3'-cyclic phosphodiesterase codes for MRLFVSIDLPDSLTESVEAAQERFADAEGLRFTDPSQAHVTMKFLGDTDEDRLEDIDEALEAAIAAADVDPYDATVGGFGVFPSIEYISVVWAGVRDDGGAAKTTTLAEAIERETVERGFDPEDHSFTPHVTIARMDDARGKDHVQRVVREEDPDLGTFHVEEVRLKQSTLTNDGPRYETVRRYPLD; via the coding sequence ATGCGACTGTTTGTGAGCATCGACTTGCCCGACTCGCTCACCGAGTCAGTCGAGGCGGCGCAGGAACGCTTCGCTGATGCCGAGGGCCTTCGCTTTACCGACCCTTCACAGGCGCACGTGACGATGAAATTCCTCGGAGACACCGACGAGGACCGCCTCGAAGACATCGACGAGGCGCTGGAGGCGGCGATAGCTGCTGCCGACGTAGATCCGTACGATGCCACCGTCGGCGGATTCGGCGTCTTCCCCTCCATCGAGTATATCAGCGTCGTCTGGGCGGGCGTCCGCGACGATGGCGGTGCGGCGAAGACGACCACCCTCGCGGAGGCCATCGAACGCGAGACCGTCGAGCGTGGATTCGATCCGGAAGACCACTCGTTCACGCCACACGTGACTATCGCACGAATGGACGACGCACGCGGTAAAGACCACGTTCAGCGTGTCGTCCGCGAGGAAGACCCGGATCTCGGGACGTTTCACGTCGAGGAAGTTCGGCTGAAACAGAGTACGCTGACGAACGACGGTCCGCGGTACGAGACGGTGCGCCGGTATCCGCTCGATTGA
- a CDS encoding DUF424 domain-containing protein — translation MLLRERETPEGLLVSVCDRDCLGETYEDGQVSLEVTEEFYGGEEADKVDADAVVDSLTRATVANIVGERAVGVAIDAGIVDEETVLDVGETRHAQLLWMR, via the coding sequence ATGCTGCTCCGAGAACGAGAAACGCCGGAAGGGCTACTCGTCTCCGTCTGTGACCGTGATTGCCTCGGCGAAACCTACGAGGACGGTCAGGTATCCCTCGAAGTAACCGAGGAGTTCTACGGCGGTGAGGAAGCCGACAAGGTGGACGCCGACGCCGTCGTGGACAGTCTGACGCGTGCGACAGTGGCGAACATCGTCGGCGAGCGCGCGGTCGGCGTCGCTATCGATGCGGGTATCGTAGACGAGGAGACGGTGCTGGACGTCGGTGAGACGCGACACGCACAACTGCTTTGGATGCGGTAG
- the ftsY gene encoding signal recognition particle-docking protein FtsY: protein MFDGLKKKLNSFRENVEDTAEEKAEAQAEAAEAAADTTDADTETETPDAETHDADATEAVGGENEPTETTADSATVSDADDTTSETEAETADAQASPAPDSETPETGDESGDTADDSAADEADEAASSRERLASDAANEALESGQKESSGAGRLKRAAAFATGKVIIEEEDLEDPLWELEMALLESDVEMHVAEEILDTIREKMVGETRRQVETMGQLVQEALHDALYDVISVGQFDFDQRIAEADKPVTLIFTGVNGVGKTTSIAKMARYFEKQGLSVVLANGDTYRAGANEQIRKHAENLDTKIISHEQGGDPAAVIYDAVEYAEAHDIDVVLGDTAGRLHTSNDLMAQLEKIDRVVEPDLTLFVDEAVAGQDAVERAKQFNEAAEIDGAVLTKADADSNGGAAISIAYVTGKPILFLGVGQGYDDIEQFDPERMVERLLGEDE, encoded by the coding sequence ATGTTCGACGGACTGAAAAAGAAGCTCAACAGTTTCCGCGAGAACGTCGAGGACACCGCCGAAGAGAAGGCCGAAGCGCAAGCTGAGGCTGCGGAGGCAGCGGCCGACACCACGGACGCGGATACCGAGACAGAGACTCCGGACGCCGAGACGCACGACGCGGACGCCACGGAGGCCGTCGGCGGCGAGAACGAACCCACTGAGACGACGGCCGACAGTGCCACGGTCTCGGATGCGGACGACACAACGTCCGAGACGGAGGCGGAAACGGCTGATGCCCAAGCGTCGCCTGCGCCGGACTCTGAGACGCCCGAGACGGGAGACGAGAGTGGCGACACGGCGGACGACTCCGCTGCGGACGAAGCGGACGAAGCGGCGTCCAGTCGGGAGCGACTCGCCTCTGACGCCGCAAACGAAGCCCTTGAATCCGGACAGAAGGAGTCGTCCGGCGCGGGCCGACTCAAGCGCGCGGCGGCGTTCGCCACGGGGAAGGTCATTATCGAGGAGGAAGACCTCGAAGACCCCCTCTGGGAACTGGAGATGGCGCTCTTGGAGAGCGACGTGGAGATGCACGTCGCAGAGGAGATTCTGGACACCATCCGCGAGAAGATGGTCGGCGAGACGCGACGACAGGTCGAGACGATGGGCCAACTCGTCCAGGAGGCGCTTCACGACGCCCTCTACGACGTGATCAGCGTCGGCCAGTTCGACTTCGATCAGCGAATCGCCGAGGCGGACAAGCCCGTCACGCTCATCTTCACCGGCGTCAACGGCGTCGGGAAGACGACGAGTATCGCCAAGATGGCCCGCTACTTCGAGAAACAGGGCCTCTCGGTCGTGCTCGCGAACGGCGACACCTACCGTGCGGGAGCAAACGAGCAGATTCGCAAGCACGCGGAGAACCTCGATACGAAAATCATCTCCCACGAACAGGGTGGTGACCCGGCGGCAGTCATCTACGACGCCGTTGAGTACGCCGAGGCGCACGATATCGACGTCGTCCTCGGAGACACTGCAGGCCGACTGCACACGTCCAACGACCTGATGGCGCAGTTGGAGAAGATCGACCGCGTGGTCGAACCCGACCTGACGCTGTTCGTCGACGAGGCCGTCGCCGGACAGGACGCCGTCGAACGTGCCAAGCAGTTCAACGAGGCCGCTGAGATCGACGGGGCCGTGTTGACGAAGGCCGATGCCGACTCCAATGGCGGCGCGGCTATCTCGATCGCCTACGTCACGGGGAAACCGATTCTCTTCCTCGGTGTGGGACAGGGCTACGACGACATCGAACAGTTCGACCCCGAGCGGATGGTCGAACGCCTCCTCGGGGAAGACGAGTAA
- a CDS encoding 50S ribosomal protein L39e, producing MSKKSKAKKKRLAKLERQNSRVPAWVMMKTDMEVTRNPKRRNWRRSDTDE from the coding sequence ATGAGCAAGAAGTCGAAGGCCAAGAAGAAGCGGCTGGCCAAACTGGAGCGTCAGAACAGTCGTGTCCCGGCGTGGGTCATGATGAAGACTGACATGGAAGTCACGCGAAACCCCAAGCGTCGCAACTGGCGGCGGAGTGACACGGACGAGTAA
- a CDS encoding DMT family transporter, which translates to MRHRTTAAFVFLSAIWGTAFVATKVGLASLPPTLFAAMRFDIAAAVLFGFAFIRSDRLRPTSRTEWYPIITGGMLNIGIHHAFLFSGQAYIDNAAVPAVLLGLIPVITPVLTRLTTSSERLSAVGVVGLVLGFTGVVVIADPKPEALLSSDLMGVGLVLASAVAFALGAVLTHGSKSELPFFSIQAWTMLIGAVFLHATSVALPWESFAGARWTLDAVISLVYLGVVAGAGGFGLYFWLLDHIGPIEASLLEYVIPVFAAIGGWIIRGNAIDTNTVIGFAVIFVGFLLVKRADVRRELVRLRERSRTAASDAD; encoded by the coding sequence ATGCGTCATCGGACTACTGCCGCCTTCGTCTTCCTCTCTGCGATATGGGGAACCGCCTTCGTCGCCACAAAGGTCGGTCTCGCCTCGTTGCCGCCAACCTTGTTCGCTGCGATGCGATTCGATATCGCGGCGGCCGTGCTGTTCGGCTTCGCCTTCATCCGAAGCGACCGACTCCGCCCAACGTCGCGCACCGAGTGGTACCCGATCATCACCGGTGGGATGCTCAACATCGGCATCCACCATGCCTTCCTGTTCTCCGGGCAGGCGTACATCGATAACGCCGCTGTCCCCGCTGTTCTCTTGGGCCTCATTCCGGTCATCACACCCGTACTTACACGACTAACCACCTCGTCCGAACGCCTCTCGGCGGTCGGCGTCGTCGGCCTCGTCCTCGGTTTCACCGGCGTCGTCGTCATCGCCGACCCGAAGCCGGAAGCCCTCCTCTCTTCTGACCTCATGGGCGTCGGACTCGTTCTCGCGTCCGCGGTGGCGTTCGCACTCGGGGCGGTTCTCACGCACGGGTCCAAGTCGGAACTGCCGTTCTTTTCGATACAAGCGTGGACGATGCTCATCGGAGCGGTCTTCCTGCACGCGACGAGCGTCGCCCTCCCGTGGGAATCGTTCGCCGGCGCGAGATGGACACTTGACGCAGTCATCTCTCTCGTGTACCTCGGCGTCGTCGCCGGAGCGGGCGGATTCGGGCTGTACTTCTGGTTACTCGACCACATCGGTCCCATCGAGGCGAGCCTCTTGGAGTACGTCATTCCCGTCTTCGCCGCCATCGGCGGGTGGATTATCCGCGGAAACGCTATCGATACGAACACGGTCATCGGATTCGCCGTCATCTTCGTCGGCTTCCTCCTCGTCAAGCGTGCGGACGTTCGACGGGAACTGGTTCGACTCCGAGAACGCAGTCGGACCGCAGCAAGCGACGCCGACTGA